In Triticum aestivum cultivar Chinese Spring chromosome 5B, IWGSC CS RefSeq v2.1, whole genome shotgun sequence, the following proteins share a genomic window:
- the LOC123112534 gene encoding transport inhibitor response 1-like protein Os11g0515500, whose translation MPYFPDEVVEHILGFVSSHRDRDAASLVCHAWYRIEGLTRRSVFISNCYAVRPERVHARFPCLRSLTVKGKPRFADFNLVPAGWGASAEPWVDACARACPGLEELRLKRMVVTDGCLNHLAHSFPNLRSLVLVSCEGFSTDGLATIATNCRFLKELDLQGSQVEFRGRHWLSCFPKPSTSLESLNFACLDGAVSANALESLVARSPNLKSLRLNRAVPPAVLAKILTSAPKLVDLGTGLVAQSNNAGALPSLYSAIQQCTSLNSLSGFWDSSRWITPIIHCICKNLTCLNLSYAPMFRTVDLIGTIHQCQNLRHLWVLDHIGDAGLKVVASSCLELQELRIFPANPANANVLASTGVTEEGLVAVSSGCRKLNSVLYSCSRMTNSALITVAKNCSRITSFRLHICLHGSVDAVTGQPLDEGFGAIVRSCKGLRRLSMSGLLTDSVFLYIGMYAERLETLSVSFAGDSDDGMIYVLNGCKNLRKLEIRNCPFGNTALLAGTHRYEAMRSLWMSSCDITLGGCRSLAAAMPGLNVEVICQADGGANDAKKVDKLYVYRTLAGPRDDAPGFVSAL comes from the exons ATGCCCTACTTCCCAGATGAAGTGGTGGAGCACATCCTTGGCTTCGTATCGTCGCACCGTGACCGCGACGCTGCATCTCTCGTGTGCCACGCATGGTACCGCATCGAGGGCCTCACTCGCCGCTCCGTGTTCATTTCCAACTGCTATGCGGTGCGCCCGGAGCGTGTGCACGCCCGTTTCCCCTGCCTGCGCTCGCTGACCGTGAAGGGCAAGCCACGCTTTGCTGACTTCAACCTTGTCCCTGCGGGGTGGGGTGCCTCAGCGGAGCCATGGGTGGATGCGTGTGCCCGTGCATGCCCTGGCCTTGAAGAGCTCCGCCTGAAGCGGATGGTTGTCACTGATGGTTGCCTCAATCACCTTGCTCACTCATTCCCTAATTTGAGGTCACTAGTCCTTGTTAGCTGTGAGGggttcagcactgatggccttgctACTATTGCCACCAATTGCAG GTTTCTCAAGGAGCTTGACTTACAAGGGAGTCAGGTGGAGTTTCGAGGCCGTCATTGGTTGAGTTGTTTCCCCAAGCCTTCGACATCATTAGAATCCTTGAATTTTGCTTGCTTGGATGGAGCAGTGAGTGCTAATGCATTGGAAAGTCTTGTTGCAAGGAGTCCAAATCTTAAAAGCTTAAGGTTAAATCGTGCAGTTCCACCAGCTGTTTTAGCCAAAATTCTTACTTCCGCTCCTAAGCTGGTGGATTTAGGTACAGGATTGGTTGCTCAAAGCAATAATGCTGGTGCACTCCCCAGTCTCTACAGTGCTATTCAGCAATGCACTTCTTTGAATAGTTTATCAGGCTTTTGGGATTCTTCACGTTGGATTACTCCAATAATACATTGTATTTGCAAGAACCTAACATGCTTGAACCTTAGCTATGCTCCAATGTTTCGGACAGTTGATCTTATTGGAACTATTCACCAATGTCAGAATCTCCGACACTTGTGG GTACTAGATCATATTGGCGATGCAGGATTGAAGGTTGTAGCCTCTTCTTGCCTGGAGCTGCAAGAGTTGAGGATATTTCCTGCGAATCCTGCGAATGCAAATGTGTTAGCAAGCACTGGTGTGACAGAGGAAGGGCTGGTTGCAGTATCTTCAGGCTGTCGGAAGCTAAACTCTGTGCTCTATTCCTGCAGTCGAATGACTAATTCTGCTCTGATtacggtggcaaagaactgctcgCGAATCACGTCCTTCAGACTGCATATCTGCCTGCATGGGTCAGTAGATGCCGTGACAGGCCAGCCACTCGACGAGGGCTTTGGGGCAATTGTCCGGTCATGCAAGGGCCTCAGGCGTCTATCTATGTCTGGCCTTCTCACGGACAGCGTGTTCCTGTACATCGGCATGTACGCCGAGAGGCTGGAGACGCTCTCTGTCTCGTTTGCAGGAGATAGTGATGATGGCATGATCTATGTGCTCAACGGCTGCAAGAATCTCAGGAAGCTGGAGATCAGGAACTGCCCATTTGGCAACACGGCGCTTCTTGCAGGCACTCACAGGTACGAGGCGATGCGCTCGCTTTGGATGTCGTCGTGCGACATCACCCTGGGTGGCTGCAGGTCCCTCGCGGCAGCCATGCCAGGCCTCAACGTCGAGGTCATCTGCCAGGCGGATGGAGGCGCCAACGATGCAAAGAAGGTGGACAAGCTGTATGTCTACAGGACACTCGCCGGCCCGAGGGATGACGCCCCTGGATTCGTCTCGGCGCTGTAA
- the LOC123112535 gene encoding uncharacterized protein — protein MRKGLHPQMQWISYVTQSGRLINIMMTKVNHTGKVYHMRAKRQMAQSLGQIAKFKRRYEQEAPEENQDKLCTTWASENSVQQLWLLQDDDEFCRDGDWLKFDLV, from the exons ATGAGGAAGGGGCTTCATCCCCAGATGCAGTGGATCTCGTACGTGACGCAGAGCGGCAGGCTGATCAACATCATGATGACCAAGGTGAACCATACCGGCAAGGTGTACCACATGAGGGCGAAGCGGCAGATGGCACAGAGCCTGGGGCAGATTGCCAAGTTCAAACGCCGATACGAGCAGGAAGCGCCGGAGGAGAACCAAGACAA GCTTTGCACAACGTGGGCTTCTGAGAACTCAGTTCAACAACTTTGGTTACTTCAAGATGATGATGAGTTTTGCCGGGATGGTGATTGGCTAAAATTTGATTTAGTTTAG
- the LOC123116471 gene encoding uncharacterized protein, whose amino-acid sequence MRLMSRKRHRQRRRRRTRHDGLIASFCKKKCSLRQQDDYSQSAAGLRPGLDLPEDIYRHIHALMPLRDAARAACVSHTFLQSWRRYRNLTLSKETLGLNVNGIDKDEMARDLISKVDGDLISKVDGILKNHSGVGMKKLELNLYCCRKVDHCYLNSWLRIAFRAGIEELTMLLSLTSEAKYNFPCSLLFSGSEKSIRHLKLSSCVFRPIAELDCWRRLKELLLTNVLITSDELECLLSTSSMLELLWLFRCKEIVRVKIPCQLQRLSFLRVGECRKLQEIESNAPNISTFDISGSNLVRISFGGALQVKNMRICSYQPNFIWYTRTKLMPSVPNVETPSRILV is encoded by the exons ATGAGACTCATGTCCAGGAAGCGCCACCGGCAGCGCCGTCGCCGGAGAACTCGACACG ATGGATTGATTGCTTCATTCTGTAAAAAGAAGTGCTCACTGCGCCAGCAAGATGATTATTCGCAAAGTGCTGCTGGACTAAGACCGGGTCTCGACCTTCCAGAG GACATATATCGACATATACATGCCCTAATGCCATTACGAGACGCTGCTCGTGCGGCTTGTGTGTCGCACACATTTCTGCAATCATGGAGACGCTATCGCAACCTTACCTTAAGTAAGGAAACACTAGGTTTGAATGTAAATGGTATTGATAAAGATGAAATGGCAAGAGATCTCATCAGCAAAGTTGACGGTGATCTCATCAGCAAAGTTGACGGTATTCTTAAGAATCACTCGGGTGTTGGCATGAAGAAACTAGAGCTTAATCTCTACTGTTGCCGCAAGGTTGATCACTGTTATCTCAATAGTTGGCTTCGCATTGCTTTCAGAGCAGGGATTGAAGAGCTCACCATGTTGCTGTCTCTTACCAGTGAGGCAAAATACAACTTCCCATGCTCTCTTTTATTCAGTGGGAGTGAAAAATCAATTCGGCATCTTAAGCTCTCCAGCTGTGTCTTTCGTCCCATAGCTGAGCTtgattgctggagaaggttgaaaGAGTTGCTGCTGACTAATGTGCTGATTACGAGCGATGAGCTAGAGTGCCTTCTTTCCACTTCTTCCATGTTGGAGTTACTGTGGCTCTTTAGATGCAAAGAGATAGTTCGTGTGAAGATACCTTGTCAGCTCCAGCGGCTCAGCTTCCTGCGAGTGGGTGAATGCAGAAAGCTCCAGGAGATAGAGAGCAACGCTCCAAATATCTCGACTTTTGACATCAGTGGCAGTAACTTGGTAAGGATTTCATTTGGAGGCGCATTGCAAGTAAAGAACATGAGGATATGTTCATATCAGCCCAACTTTATCTGGTACACTCGGACCAAGCTTATGCCATCTGTACCGAATGTTGAAACGCCTTCGCGTATCCTCGTATAA